The Dehalobacter sp. 12DCB1 region TAGCAACTTTCTCCTGGAAACGGAAGAAGGCGTCATTGTCATAAAATAACTGTGTAATAAGAAACCCGACTCCGGCATCGACTTTCCGCTGAAGGTTTTCAATATCCTGGTCTTTATCGGGGCACTCGGGATGGCCTTCCGGATAACAGGCGCCGCCCAGACAGAAAGAATGTTTGTTCTGGATATAAGCGACAAGATCAGAAGCATATTGGAAATCCCTTGCCCTGCCGATCTCACCCGCACCCTTCGGAATATCTCCCCGTAAAGCGAGAATATTGGAGACATTGCTGTCTGCCAGCTGTGTCAGTGTTTCCTCGATTTGTTCTTTGGAAGAGGTAATACAGGTCAGATGAGCCAAAGAATTAATGTTGTATTTGTTTTCAACAATGGATGCGATTTCTGCAGTCGTTTTGCTGGTACTTCCTCCAGCACCGTAGGTAACACTGATAAAATCAGGACGGAGCGGTGCTAGGGCATCAATCGTATCATAAATGACCTCTATAGATGAAGTAAGTTTTGGTGGAAAAATCTCAAAAGATACGACCTTTTTCTGTTGGAACAATTCGCAGATAAACATTCTAAAACCTCCTTCATCTTTAATACAATCCAAATTTATTCAATTGGAATAAGCACCGGAATTGAATCATTGGATGTTGAGTCCTTTAATCCCTATGTCGGTGCGGAAATGGGCATCAGGGAACTTGATACTATCGACGAGCGCATAGACATTCTCCCTAGCTGCCGCAATAGATGCATCACGGACGGTGACGCCAAGTACCCGGCCGCCTGAATTGACTAGTTTTCCGTCTTCCATCTTTGTGCCGGCATGGAAAACTACCTGATTTTCTTGGGTCGTCGGAAGACTGATCGGAATCCCCTTCCGGTATTCACCCGGATAGCCGGGAGCAGCCATGACCACACACAGCGCGGTGCCGGCATGCCATTCGATTTTGACTTCGGGCAGTTTCCCGTCGATACAAGCCTCGAAGATTGGGATCAAGTCCGACTTGAGCAGGGTCATCACAACCTGTGTCTCAGGATCACCGAACCGAACATTGTATTCCAGAAGTTTAGGGCCTTTGGCCGTAATCATTAGGCCTAAAAACAGTACGCCGGTAAATGGAGTTCCTCTTTGGCGCATAACTGAAAGCGTCGGCTGAGCAATCGTATCGATAACTTCCTGTTCTAACGCTTTGGTCCAGAAAGGAGGTGGAGAATAAGTCCCCATTCCACCTGTATTTAACCCCATATCCCCGTCGAGCGCTCTCTTGTGATCCTGAACGGGAGTCATCGGGAGAGCCTTTTCACCGTCGCAAAAGCACAGCAGGCTGACCTCCTGCCCCTCCAAAAATTCTTCAACCACGACCTTGTCTCCAGCAGCACCGAAGGCCCCACCCATAATGGTCTCGATGCCTTCAAACGCCTCTTCCAGTGTAGCTGCCACAATGACCCCTTTACCTGCCGCCAAACCATCCGCTTTAATGACAATCGGGGCGCCGGTTTCTCTAATATATCTTTCTGCTTCACTCTTCTCGGTAAAAGTCCGGTAGTCTGCTGTCGGAACCTTCGCCTGTACCATAATTTCCTTGGCAAAGGCTTTGCTGCTTTCAAGCGTTGCTGCCGCTCCGGACGGGCCAAAAACTCTGAGTCCTGCAGCCTGAAAAGCGTTGACAATTCCCAGACTAAGTGGTTCCTCAGGACCAATAATCGTAAGATCAATCCCTTCATCCTTGGCGAAGTCAACCAAAGCGTTAAGTTCATTGGCCTTGATCGGAACATTCCATTGCGCTGTTCCTGCGTTACCCGGAGCTACAAAGAGTTTCTGACAAAAAGGACTCTGATTGATTTTCCAGGCAAGGGCATGCTCTCTTCCTCCTGAGCCTACAAGCAGAATTTTCTTCCCGTTATTTTGACATCCAGACAAGTCAGCCATCCTTTTTCCACCTCAATAAGTAATATTTATTCTTAGTGCTCAAAATGTCTTCTTCCGGTATGGAGAATAATCATTCCAAGCCTGTTGGCTGTTTCAATCACTTCTTTGTCCCGAATGGAACCACCGGGATGAACAATAGCTTTGATCCCATGGGAATGAGCCAGTTGGACCGTATCCGGAAACGGGAAGAAAGCATCCGAAGCCATATAGGCACCCTGTGCTTTTTCTGCAGCCTGCTCAAGCGCAATTTTGGCCGAGCCGACCCTGTTCATCTGGCCGGCTCCGACACCAATGACCTGCCTTTTCGTTGAAATAACAATCGCATTGGACTTGACATGCTTGCAGGCTTTCCAGGCAAACTCCAGTTCAGCCAGATCATCTTCGGTCGGCTTGGCTTCCGTGACGACTTCCCATTCGGCAGGCGGTGTCGTTCCTTCATCCTCATCCTGAACCAGGAAACCACCATTTACCGTACGGATTTTCCAGCCCCGCGTCTTACAGCACGCTTCCCTGCCAACTGCAAACAAACGAAGGTTAACTTTTGCAGCCAAAATTTCTTTCGCCCGCGGGCTAAAATCTGGAGCAATGACCACTTCGTAAAATTTCTCTTTAATCGCTTCAGCTGTGGCTTCATCTACCACACGGTTAAGTGCAATAATTCCGCCGTACGCCGAGACCGGATCCGCTTCCAGTGCTCTTTGATAAGCTTCCAGCAGTGAGTTTCCAAGCGCAACACCACATGGATTGGTATGTTTAATGATCACACAGACGATCTTGTCATATTCCGCAGCAATCTTCCACGCTGCGTCCATGTCCATCCAGTTATTGTAGGACAGCTCCTTGCCCTGAAGCTGCTGGCCATAGGCAAGTGTCCCCTTCCCAGCCTCTGGGTCCGCGTAAAAGGCCGCCTGCTGCCCGGGATTTTCTCCATAGCGAAGATCCTGCACCTTAGCCGCCACTACACGGAGATGCTGCGGAAAAGAGGCTTTTGTATCGATTTGACCTTCCAGATATCCGGCAATCAGACGGTCATATTCCGCCGTATGCGCAAACGCTTCGGCTGCAAGTTCTTTGCGCAAGGCCAATGGGATGCCACCGTTCTCCCTGAGGCTCTCAAGCACCCTGCCGTAGTTTTCCGGATTGACGATAATAGTTACTCTGTTGTGATTTTTCGCAGCCGAACGGACCATGGTCGGTCCGCCGATATCAATATTCTCGATCGCTTCTTCGAAGGTAACCCCTTCTTTAGCAATTGTTTCTCTGAAAGGGTAGAGATTTACGCAAACTAAATCGATAAAATCGATTCCGTTTTCCGCGCACTGAGCCCGGTGTTTCTCAGTATCAATGGCGAGGATTCCGCCGTGAATCTTCGGATGGAGGGTTTTAACCCTGCCATCAAGGATTTCCGGAAACCCTGTAATTTCACTTACATAACGAACAGGAATATCCGCTTCTTTCAATGTCTTATACGTACCACCTGTTGAAATCAGTTCAAAGCCCTCGGCAACAAGGCCTCCGGCAAATTCTACGATACCTGTTTTGTCTGAAACACTGATCACTGCTTTTTTCACCATCATGTCAACCCCCTATCATCATTCCTCGGAGACTTCCTCAGAACAATCCTAAAATTATCCTTTAGAACCCCGAATAATCCTTAAATGCGCCGATACATTCGTGCCAGCTCAACCCTAAATCTTATACATCCTGGCGGCATATTTCTCGTAATACTGCATTGTCTTGCAGCTCCTTGCTTTACAAGAAATCTGCTCGCCATTTATGATAATTTAGGGTTGACAAGGTACTCGCAATTATGAATCTCTGAGGACAATCACTCTTCTTCCCTCTCTTTTTATCTTCCCATTCACAATAAGTCTGACTGCCTCTGGATAGATGGTGTGCTCAACTTTCAGAATTCTTGCAGCCAGCTGATCGGCATCATCCTCAGCAAAAACCGGCACCGCCTCCTGCAGGATAATCGGTCCAGAATCCATTCCCTCGTCCACAAAATGCACCGTGCAGCCGCTGACTTTAACACCATATTCTACTGCCTGTTTTTGGGGATGTAAGCCAGGAAAAGACGGCAGCAGCGAAGGATGGATGTTCAGAATGGGATATTTGGCCCTGCGGATAAAATCCGGGCTTAACACCTGCATGTAACCGGCCAGAATCAGCAGTTCCGTATCAATGACTTCAAGCCAGTTTAAGATATCCGTTTCCTGAGAGTTCTTGTCCGCATAGCTTTCCCTCGGAAAGGTACGGATCTGAATACCGGATTTTTCTGCCCTAACCAGAGCTTTTGCGTCTATTTTATTCGAACCTACGCCCACAAATTCTACAGGAAGCCGTCCATCCTGCCATTCGTCCAACAAGGCCTGCAGGTTGCTGCCACGCCCTGAAGCGAGTACGGCAACTTTCATCGATAACTCACTCCTTGTCCAGAAATCACACTGCCTATCCTGACCGGCTCTTCCCCGTTTCCAACCAGAATATCCATGGCCTGTTTTTCATTTTCAGGATGAATGACCAGGACAAAGCCAATTCCCATATTAAACGTCCTTAACATCTCCGGATCTTCAACCTTGCCAAGTTTCTGCATCAATTGAAATACCGGCGGAATTTGCCATGCAGAAGTGACAATCTCCGTTCCAAGTCCGGACGGCAGAATCCTTGGAATATTTTCAGTCAAACCGCCGCCGGTAATATGTACCATACCGGGAACAGCCATCTTATCCAGAAGGGCCAGCACTGACTTTACATAGATCCTGGTCGGGATAATCAGTACCTCCCCGAGTGGCCTCCCGAGTTCCGGGAACACCTTGTCAAGCGGGTATTCCGCAAAAATCTTGCGGACAAGAGAAAAGCCGTTGCTATGCAGTCCGCTGGACTTCAGACCTAAAAGGATATCCCCTTCGCGGATGTCCGAACCGTCGATCAGCTTGTCCCGGTTCACCGCACCGACAGCAAAGCCGGCAATATCATATTCTTCTTCAGCGTAAAAGCCGGGCATCTCAGCAGTTTCGCCGCCAATGAGTGCACAGCCTGCCAGACGGCAGCCTTCAGCCACACCGCCTACGATGGAGGCAATTCTTTCCGGAACCAGCTTTCCTACCGCAAGATAATCGAGGAAAAACAATGGCTCGGCACCCTGGACCAGAACATCATTCACGCACATCGCAACAGCGTCCTGGCCGATGGTATCATGCTTATCCAACTGAAAAGCCAGGCGCAATTTTGTTCCGACACCATCCGTACCGGAAACCAGCACGGGGTCAGAATATTTCTGCAGATCCAGGCTGAACAATCCGCCAAATCCGCCGAGTCCCCCTAAAACTCCGGGCCGCCAGGTTGCAGCTACTGCAGGCTTAATTTTCTCCACAGCTTCATTTCCGGCCTGGATATCCACACCGGCATCTTTATAGGTAATTCCCATGATTACTCCCCCTAACGGTTCGTTTAACACTCCATGTCTTCTTTAGAGAACTTCTTCGGAACAGTGGTCGGATAATCACCGTTAAAACAGGCCAGGCAAACTGGATCACTGCCTAAAGCCTTTTTCAGCCCTTCCTCCGACAGATAGTACAGGGTGTCCGCTCCTACAAACTTACGAATTTCATCAATGTTCATTTGATTGGCAATCAATTTTTCCCTTTCAGCTGTATCGATGCCATAATAACAGGAATACTTCACCGGAGGTGAGCTGACCAGTAGATGAACCTCCTTGGCGCCGCATCCTTTGACCATCTCGACGAGCTTGGAGCTCGTTGTCCCTCTGACAATCGAATCATCAATCATCACAACCCTACGTCCGCGGATGACCTGTTTGTTGGCATTCAGCTTAATCCGGACAGCAACTTCTCTTAACTCCTGCGTTGGCTGAATGAACGTCCGTCCAACATACCTGTTTTTGAGCAGCCCCTCCTCAAAAGGGATACCCAGCGTTTGGGCATAGCCCAGAGCGGCCGGCGTCCCGGAGTCTGGAACCGGAATAATCACATCAGCCTCAATCGGACATTCTTTCGCCAGCTGAACACCCATTTGCCTCCTGCTTTCCCAGACATTCAGATTATCCAGCGTACTGTCAGGCCGTGCGAAATAAATATATTCAAAAGAACAGGGAGCAATCCGTTCCTGCGGCGTACCCAAACGGGTATGAAGTCCTGTTTCGTCAATTGTCACGACTTCTCCTGGTTTAACGTCCCTGACAAATTCCGCGCCGATCGTATCAAGTGCACAGCTTTCCGAAGCAAAACAGTACCGTTCTCCCAAACGTCCGATGCACAAGGGCCTCAGACCATGGGGATCTCTCGCCCCGACAATTTTGTCTTCAGCCATAATTAGCAGTGCATAGGCTCCTTTGATGTCAATCATCGTTTTGATAATTGCATCTTCCAGGCTATGCCTGCGGTAACGTGCAATCATATTCAGAATGACTTCGCTGTCAATGGTTGTCTGAAAGACTGTTCCCTGACTGCCAAGTTCTTGTCTGATTTCTACGGCGTTCGTCAGATTCCCATTATGTGCGAGCGCCATCATCCCATTCTGAAAGTGAACAACCAGCGGCTGTGCATTCGATAACAGACTTGAACCCGTTGTTGAATACCGGACATGTCCGATCGCCATTTTCCCTTGCAGACCTGCAAGCAAATCAGGCGAAAATACCTCGGATACCAAGCCCATTCCTTTTTCTACAACGATTTTTCTTCCATCGGAAACAGCAATCCCCGCACTTTCCTGTCCCCTATGCTGCAGCGCATAAAGGCCATAATAAGTCAGACGGGCAATTTCCTTTTCAGGAGCAAAAATTCCGAAGAGACCACACTCCTCTTTGGGCTTGTCATCCCAGAACAAATCCACAGTCAAGGACTCCTTTCATCTACTGTCATATACTGTCTCTGTCCCTAGCAATTATGTTTTAGTATCGTATTTTAGTGATCGCTTTAAGCATTTTCTACGGCGTTCTTCAGACGGGTATATACTTCGGCATACGCTTCTTCAATCTTGCCGAGATCGCGGCGGAAACGGTCCTTATCCAGCTTTTCTCCGGTATCTTTGTCCCAGAAGCGGCAGGTGTCCGGAGAAATCTCATCTCCGAGCATAACTTTACCGTCAATCAGACCAAACTCCAGCTTGTAGTCAACCAGATCAATCCCAGCCTTGGCAACAATTTTGTTCATAAGCTCATTGACCTTCAAAGCAATTTCTTTCATTTTGTTGATTTGTTCGATCGTTGCCCATCCCATCGCAATCGCATGGGTTTCATTAACCATCGGATCACCGAGCGCGTCATCCTTGTAATAAAGCTCAAGTACAGGAGAAGCCAGAGGATAACCCTCTTCTTTGCCAACCTTCTTCACGAGACTGCCGGCTACAATATTACGGACAACGATTTCCAGCGGAACCATCTGCAGGCGGCGAACAATTTGTTCTCTGTCATTTAAAAGCTCAACAAAATGTGTATCCACGCCGTTTCTTTGAAGATAGGAAAACATCATTGCGGACATCTTATTGTTGATGATCCCTTTATCAACAATGGTGCCCTTTTTTATCCCGTTAAAGGCAGTTGCATCATCTTTATACTCGACCCAGAAAACATTTTTGTCATTCGTATCATAGATTTTTTTGGCTTTGCCTTCATACAGCATTGCAAGCTTTTCCATATCATAACCCTCCAGTATTCAATGTCTAAATTAACACCGATATTCAATTTTAATCGTTTAATAAACCGTTTATTTCAGTAGCCCGACTCTGCGGAAAATATAGTCAATGTTTTTCGTATGATACTCATAATCAAACAGCGCATCGACTTCTTCTTTGGTTAGGAACTGCATGATCTCAGCATCCTGAAGCACATAATCCTTAAACGGTACTTTGGTGTCCCAGGCTCTCATTGCATTTTTTTGTACCAACGCGTAGGATGTCTCCCTGCTCATGCCCTTATCAACCAGCGATAGCATAACCCTTTGGGAAAAGATCAGGCCATAGACCTTTTCAATGTTTGTCATCATCTGTTCCGGGGACACTCTTAATCCTTCCAAAGTCTGAATCATCTTATGCAGCATATAATCCAGTGCAATGGTGCTGTCAGGAAGGATCACGCGTTCAGCTGAGGAATGGGATATATCTCTTTCATGCCAGAGTGCGACATTTTCAAAAGCGACCTGAGCATTTCCGCGGATTAGGCGGGCCATTCCGCAAATTCTTTCCGAAATAACCGGGTTTTTCTTATGCGGCATCGCTGAAGAGCCTTTTTGTCCCTTGCCAAAAGGTTCTTCCACCTCGTGGACGTCCGTCCGCTGCAGATTACGAATCTCGGTCGCAATCTTATCAAGTGAAGAAGCGATTCCGGCCAACACACCCACATAGAATGCATGCCTGTCCCGCTGGATAATCTGGGTTGACACTGGAGCCGGCTTTAAACCCAGGCTCTCACAGACCCATTCTTCCACGGCAGGATCAACATTCGCAAACGTACCGACTGCACCTGAAACCTGGCCTACCCGGATCTCTTCGCGCGCATATTTTAGCCGCTCTTTCTGCCGTTTCATTTCGTCATACCAAAGTGCGAATTTCAGGCCGAATGTAATCGGTTCGGCATGAATCCCGTGTGATCTTCCCATTTGCAGCGTATCTTTGTATTCGAGGGCTTTTCTGCCCAAAACATCAATCAGCTTATCCATCTTCTCGAGCAGGATATCGGAAGCCTCAACCAGCTGCAGTGAGAGCGATGTATCCAGTACATCGGAAGAGGTCAGTCCAAGATGGATATATTTAGCTTCATCGCCGACGTTTTCAGCGACATTGGTCAAAAAGGCCAGCACGTCATGCTGGGTGACTTCTTCAATTTCCTTGACCCTGTCCCAGGAAAAAGCGGCCTTCTGACGAATCACTTCGACAGCCTCTTGCGGGATCTTTCCTTTTTTCGCCCATCCTTCGCAGGCTGCAACTTCTATCTTCAGCCATAGCGTTAGACGGTATTCATCTTTCCATATTCTCCCCATAGCGGGAAGCGTATACCTTTCTATCACAGAAATTCTCCTTTATCTTAATATTTTCTAAACTTTCAGTTTATCCTGAAGCGCACTATCCTTGGCTTCAACATCTGCTGCCATTTTTTGTCTAAAAGCTTTTAGCTGGTTCTGCAGTTCCGGATCAGCTATCGCCAGCATTTCTACAGCTAAAAGCGCTGCGTTGCGGGCACCGTTGATCCCGACCGTGGCGACCGGGATGCCCGGAGGCATTTGCACAATCGCATAAAGCGCATCAACCCCCTCCAAAGCGCCACTCTTGATCGGGACACCAATAACAGGGAGCGTCGTGGCTCCGGCGATCACACCTGGAAGATGCGCGGCCATACCGGCTCCGGCAATAATCACTTTTCCTCCCTGCTTCTCAAAACTTTCCACCCATTCCACGGTTCTTTTCAGCGTGCGGTGAGCAGAAGATATTTTCATTTCAAAGGGTACTGAAAATTGCTGCAGAATTTTTGCTGCTTCCTCCATGATGGAAAAATCAGAATCGCTGCCCATGATTACACCAACAGAGATCATTCGTTCATTTCCTCCTTTAGATGCTTTTTCTTATTTGTGAGCAGAAATAATCACAAATCCACAATAATTATCTGCAATAAATTCTAAACATATTTTACCCGACAACAAATACAGGGTCAATCAGAATCCGAACATTATTTTGTTTTTTTGTTCTAATGTTCGGAATATAACCAAAATAAGAGACCTCCCACAGCAATGCTACGAAAGGTCTCCCTATCGTGTTCATACATTTAGGCCTTGGATATCCATATTCTTGCCGCCTTCGTTCCAATTTTCGTAGAGAAATAATACTTCATCAATGATCCACAATGCTGGTGATCATCGTAGATAAATGCTTGGATAAATCTAGGTCATCTGGATTGTCCAGGGCCTGATCGCCTTGAGCAATTACCCTGACCACCGGTCTTGTTGGCAAAATAGGGTTTTGTTTGATAACAACACCGCGCAAACCATTGCTAAGCTCTATACCGGTTCCTACCGGATACGGCGCCACAGACTGAGCAAAAATGCAAACGATTTCAGGGTCAAACTGCAGCCCCGAATGAACAATGACATATTCGTATGCCAGGTAAGGGGGCATTGCATCGCGATAAGGACGCTTGCTGGTCAAAGCCTCATACACGTCGGCAACAGAGGCAATCCTGGCGTATTCATGAATTTCATTCTCTCTTAGCCCCCTGGGGTAGCCCCCGCCCTTCCATTTTTCATGATGCTGCAGCGCAACATGGGCAGATAGGATGCTGAAATCGCGGTTTCCGCGGATATATTCGTAACCATATAGCGGATGGGCCTTAATCTGCTGGAATTCTTCTTCTTCCAATTTACCTTTTTTATTCAGAATTTCTTTCGATATTTTTGTTTTTCCGATGTCATGCATCAGAACTCCCATCCCAAGCTCCAAAAGCTGATTTTGCGTAAAGCCTTTGCCGATTCCGAGCATCAAAGCCAAGACTGTGGTATTGATCGAATGATGATATGTATATTCGTCGTAGCCATTAATATCAGTTAGATTACTGAGGATATCAGAACTGTGCAACAAATCCTGAACAAGATTCAGAACCGCATAACGGACTGAATCCGCATCTATCTCCGCCTCCGGATTTTTCTCCAGTTCATCGGTAACCCCCCGAACCGCATTATAGGCAATTTCTTTGGTCTTGTCCGTAATGGCATAACCGATTTCAATATCTTGAAATCGTTCATCTTGAATGAATACCATATCGTAGCCGATATCTTTAAGCTTTGACAGATAATTCTTATCGAGTGCGACTCCTTCACCGAGAAGGATCCTACCGTAGGAGTTTCTTATCGGTTTGGCCAACAAAGATCCTTCCTGAACATATTTGATATTGACTAACCTCATGTGTACTCCTTGTTATCAAGATTAAGGGTGCTTTGACTGGTGTAATTATACCATTAAAATGACGATGAAACCAAGACATTTGTATCCTTCGCGAGCATTGTCTTATACTTATTATACACGTAGAAAAAAGCTGCTGCAGACACCTTTGTCTGAGCAGCTTTTTTTGTTATTCATTATTTGAGATATTTCTTCTATCACATATCCATTTTATTCTCAAGCAAGTAAGCGGAGACACCAAAGAAAACGGCACCCAGCACCACCTGAATCAAAATTTGAATCGAAAGAAATGTATAACTTGGCACTCCTGGACCGATCATCGAATTGGCATTAAAGATATCTGCTGTCAACGTGTTTGTTATGGCACTATCAGCCCAGGCTAACAGCATAAAGATGATGAAGCTGATCAAACCGCCGAATTTCCTCTCAGCAAGAATGCTCTTACGAATGGATATGGCAGCATAGATCATTAAAAACAGGCCCACAATCGATACAAACATCATCAACAGACTCACTGTAAAATAAGAAGTCAGATTAACCCCTTCCAGGTGGACTTGACTGATGACCTCAGAAAAGAGATCACTCCCTACCAAAGTCCGCAGAGGTTCTCCGTAAAACCCTATAAAATTGCCCGCAAGCAGCAGAATATAGACCAGTAGAAACAGTAATCCTTCCAATATTGCAGTAATAACCTTGCTCCCAAGGATCTTGTAGCCACTGTTCGGCGTCAG contains the following coding sequences:
- a CDS encoding ABC transporter ATP-binding protein, with the protein product MVNLIKYEFIRKWRVLGIFMAIVLILNAFVLVKLQIGAHTPEEQMIVLGAFFSGILGIFFVLYIIDVIMMYSRDLDHKTGYMFMLTPNSGYKILGSKVITAILEGLLFLLVYILLLAGNFIGFYGEPLRTLVGSDLFSEVISQVHLEGVNLTSYFTVSLLMMFVSIVGLFLMIYAAISIRKSILAERKFGGLISFIIFMLLAWADSAITNTLTADIFNANSMIGPGVPSYTFLSIQILIQVVLGAVFFGVSAYLLENKMDM